A genomic window from Fusarium falciforme chromosome 2, complete sequence includes:
- a CDS encoding Fructose-bisphosphatase has product MASNGNKMQESEKVNTNIVTLTRFLTEEQAKHPEATGDFTLLCHALQFSFKSIAYYIRRATLVNLTGLAGSSNITGDDQKKLDVISNDLFIEAMRSSGKCSLLVSEEEDEIIYFRDAKDAHYAVACDPIDGSSNLDAGVSVGTIFAIHKLPPGSKGCKEDILKPGTELLAAGFTMYGASAQLVITMRGGTVNGFTLDNGIGEFILSHPNMRLPKSRAIYSVNEGNSLYWEDKTIGYFNSLKLAQENGKPYSSRYIGSMVADAYRTLLYGGIFAYPADKKSPKGKLRILYECAPMALVFENAGGQAVDNNMKRMLEVVPEHIHDRAGIFMGSYDEVERVKAFHK; this is encoded by the exons ATGGCTTCCAACGGTAACAAGATGCAAGAGTCCGAGAaggtcaacaccaacattgTGACCCTCACTCGCTTCCTCACTGAGGAGCAGGCCAAGCACCCTGAGGCTACTGGTGACTTTAC CCTGCTTTGCCACGCTCTCCAGTTCTCTTTCAAGTCCATCGCCTACTATATCCGACGCGCCACCCTCGTCAACCTGACCGGTCTGGCTGGTTCCTCCAACATCACCGGCGACgaccagaagaagctcgacGTCATCTCCAATGACCTCTTCATTGAGGCCATGCGCTCCTCGGGCAAGTGTTCGCTGCTCGtctctgaggaggaggacgagatcATCTACTTCCGCGACGCCAAGGACGCCCACTATGCCGTCGCCTGCGACCCCATTGACGGTTCTTCTAACCTGGACGCCGGTGTCTCCGTCGGCACCATCTTTGCTATTCACAAGCTTCCTCCCGGTTCCAAGGGCTGCAAGGAGGATATCCTGAAGCCCGGAACTGAGCTGCTGGCTGCCGGTTTCACCATGTACGGTGCCTCGGCCCAGCTCGTCATCACCATGCGTGGCGGCACCGTCAACGGCTTCACTCTTGACAACGGCATCGGCGAGTTCATTCTGTCGCACCCCAACATGCGCCTGCCCAAGTCGCGTGCCATCTACTCGGTCAACGAGGGTAACTCCTTGTACTGGGAGGACAAGACGATTGGCTACTTCAACTCGCTCAAGCTGGCCCAGGAGAACGGCAAGCCCTACAGCTCGCGTTACATTGGTTCCATGGTTGCCGACGCTTACCGAACCCTGCTTTACGGAGGTATCTTTGCTTACCCCGCCGACAAGAAGAGCCCCAAGGGCAAGCTCCGTATCCTGTACGAGTGCGCGCCCATGGCTCTTGTGTTTGAGAATG CTGGTGGCCAGGCTGTCGACAACAACATGAAG